The region AGAATTATTAAAACCTATTAAACCATCAGCACTATTTGTTTTTATTTTTTCCAGGTAAATAAAAACGTTGGTGCTGTCCTGTTTGAATAACACCTCTGTGTCCTTTGTTTTTTTTACAAAGGGCATGTCTTCAAGACTTTTTTCTAGTCGCCCAATGGTTTTATCGTTATAGGTGTTTCTTCTTTTGGTAAAGTTTTGGAGCGTGTTGGTTGGAAATTTGTCATATCCTTTTATCGTTATGCGGTTTAAATACCTTTTTTTTCTTTGAGAAACTGTAAGTGCAGCTTCTATAGTATCGCTATTGTTGAATTTAAAATGGGTTAGTTGGGTTGTGGTAAAAGGGAAGCCTTCTTGTTGGATGCTATTGTTTAGGTCATATAAATAATTTTCAATCTCATTTATAGGAATGAAGTTACGCTTTCGCGAAAGCGAGATCACTTTCAGGACCTCTAACCTAAGATCGGTATCTTCTTTAATTTGAACATGGGAATACCTTCTGTTGAGTACTATCTCTAATTGTTGTAAGCTGTCATTGATCTTTTGTCGCTTATTAATAAGAAGATTCAAGTAGCCCTTTTTCAACAAGGAAGTTCTGATGCTGTCGGTCTGTTGGTTGCTATTCATTTCTTTTAAAGGGAGTTGAACAAGGGAGTCTGCGGGACTAAGTTCTGTTTTTTTAAAAGCGAGTTGGAGTTGATGGTTTTGACCATTTCCTATATTTAAAAATAGAATATATATAATAAGGACGTAAGTATGTTTCAATGTAGTTTTGTTATTAAGGCTTAAACCTATGAATTAACGTGTGATATTGTTCTATTCTTGTGCTTTAATAAAAAGATATACAAATATTTGAAACTGAGGTTTGAATAAGTCAATTTTATTCATACCTTTGCCGACCCTTAAAAAAGGATTAATTTATTAGCGTAAAACAATATGCCAACGATTTCACAATTAGTACGTAAAGGAAGAGCCAAAATAACCAAGAAGAGTAAATCGGCTGCTTTAGATTCATGTCCTCAACGTCGTGGAGTATGTACTCGTGTTTACACCACAACACCAAAGAAGCCTAACTCGGCAATGAGAAAGGTTGCTCGTGTTAGACTTACCAACGGTAAGGAAGTAAACGCATACATTCCAGGAGAAGGACACAATCTACAAGAGCACTCGATAGTATTGGTTAGAGGTGGAAGGGTAAAGGATTTGCCGGGAGTTAGATATCACATTGTGCGTGGAGCACTGGACACCGCAGGTGTAGCAGACCGTACACAACGTAGATCTAAATACGGTGCAAAACGCCCTAAGAAGTAAACTAAATTTTAAAGAATTGGAGCATACTCTGTTCCTATTTTTTTAATTAACAATTTCAACAAGAAGAAATGAGAAAAAGACAGGCCAAGAAGCGTCCTATCCTACCGGATCCACGCTTTAAAGACCAGCTAGTGACACGTTTCGTTAACATGATGATGTTACACGGAAAGAAGTCTACAGCATTCAAACTTTTCTATGATGCAATGGATATCGTAGAAGAGAAAAATCAAGATGAAGAAAAGACTTCTCTAGAAGTGTGGAAAGATGCGTTATCTAACGTTATGCCACACGTAGAAGTACGTTCTCGCCGTGTTGGTGGAGCTACTTTTCAAATTCCAATGCAAATTAGACCGGATAGAAAAATATCTACTGCTATGAAGTGGTTGATCAGTTATTCTCGTAAGCGTAATGAAAAATCATTTTCTGTACGATTAGCTTCTGAAATTCTTGCTGCGGCTAAGGAAGAAGGTGCTGCTGTTAAGAAAAAGGTGGATACGCACAAGATGGCTGAAGCGAATAAAGCATTTTCACACTTTAGATTCTAAAAATGGCACAAAGAGATTTAAAATACACGAGAAATATTGGTATTGCTGCGCACATTGATGCGGGTAAAACCACTACGACAGAGCGTATTCTTTTTTATACAGGAGTAAGTCATAAGATAGGTGAGGTGCACGATGGTGCTGCTACTATGGACTGGATGGAGCAAGAGCAAGAACGTGGTATTACTATTACTTCTGCTGCTACTACATGTACATGGAAATTTCCAATGGAAAACGCAGAGCCATTACCAGAAACTAAGGATTATCACTTTAATATTATTGACACACCAGGTCACGTTGACTTTACAGTAGAGGTTAATAGATCGTTACGTGTTCTTGACGGTTTAGTTTTCTTATTTAGTGCAGTTGATGGTGTTGAGCCGCAATCTGAAACTAACTGGAGACTTGCTGATAATTATAAAGTGCCGCGTATAGGTTTTGTAAACAAAATGGACCGTCAAGGGTCTAACTTTCTTGCTGTATGTCAGCAAGTAAAAGATATGTTGAAATCTAACGCAGTGCCGATTGTTTTAAACATTGGCGATGAAGATGAATTCAAAGGTATCATTGACCTTGTGAAGAATCGTGCTATTGTTTGGCATGATGATACTCAAGGAGCAACATTTGATGTGATCGGTATTCCTGAGGAATTGAAAGAAGAGGCAAGAAAATATCGTGGAATGCTTATCGAAGAGGTAGCTGCATATGATGAGAACTTGCTTGAAAAATATATGGAGGATGAAGACTCTATTACTGAGGATGAAGTGCATGCTGCTCTTCGTGCTGCTGTAATGGATATGTCTATTATTCCTATGATTTGTGGTTCAGCGTTTAAAAATAAAGGTGTTCAGTTTCTATTAGATGCTGTATGTCGTTATTTGCCTGCTCCTACAGATAAAGAAGGTATTTTCGGTATCAATCCTGATACTGATGAGCAAGAAATAAGAAGACCAGATGTTAATGAGCCTTTTGCTGCTCTAGCATTTAAAATTGCTACAGATCCTTTTGTTGGTCGTTTAGCTTTTTTCCGTGCTTATTCTGGCCGTTTAGATGCTGGATCATACATCCTTAACAACCGTTCAGGTAAAAAGGAACGTATTTCTCGTATTTATCAAATGCACTCTAATAAACAAAACGCCATCGATTATATCGAAGCGGGTGATATAGGTGCAGCGGTAGGATTCAAAGATATCAAGACTGGTGATACCATGACTGATGAAAAGCACCCTATCGTTTTGGAATCTATGGATTTTCCAGATCCAGTTATCGGTATTGCTGTAGAACCAAAAACTAAGGCAGATGTTGATAAAATGGGTATGGCTTTAGCTAAATTAGCTGAAGAAGATCCAACATTCCAAGTAAGAACTGATGAAGCTTCAGGCCAGACTATTATCTCTGGAATGGGAGAGTTACACTTAGATATTATCGTTGACCGTATGCGTCGCGAATTTAAGGTTGAGCTTAACCAAGGTGCGCCACAAGTGGAGTATAAAGAGGCTATCACTAGATCGGCTACACACAGAGAAACTTATAAAAAGCAATCTGGTGGTCGTGGTAAATTTGGAGATATTGTATTTACTATCGAACCAGCTGAACCAAATGAGGAGGGTAAGATAGAAGAAGGTCTTCAATTCATAAATAAGATTAAAGGTGGTAACGTTCCTAAGGAATTTATCCCTTCAATTGAAAAAGGTTTCCGTGAATCAATGAAAGCAGGTCCTCTTGCTGGATTTGAGATGGATAGTATGAGAGTAACCTTGACTGATGGATCTTTCCACGCTGTGGATTCTGATGCATTATCATTTGAACTTGCTGCTAAAATGGGTTACAAAGCTTCTGCAAAGTCTGCAGGTGCGGTAATTCTAGAACCTATCATGAAGCTTGAGGTAATTACTCCAGAAGAAAACATGGGTGATATCGTAGGTGACTTAAACCGTCGTCGTGGTCAAGTGAATGATATGAGTGATCGTAATGGTGCTAAGGTTGTTAAAGCTGATGTGCCATTGTCGGAGATGTTTGGTTATGTAACTACGTTACGTACGCTTTCATCAGGTCGTGCAACATCTACAATGTCATTTTCACATTATGCTGAAACTCCTTCTAACATTAGTGAAGTAGTAATCGCAGCAACAAAAGGTAACAATTAATATTTCAAACGATGAGTCAAAAAATCAGAATTAAACTCAAGTCTTACGATTATAATCTGGTAGATAAATCTGCAGAAAAAATCGTTAAAACTGTAAAAAGTACAGGTGCTGTTGTAACTGGACCTATTCCACTTCCAACACACAAAAAAATATTTACAGTATTAAGATCTCCTCACGTCAATAAAAAATCTCGTGAGCAGTTTCAATTGAGCTCTTACAAGAGACTTCTTGACATCTATAGTTCTTCTTCAAAGACTATTGATGCTCTTATGAAGTTAGAACTTCCTAGTGGAGTTGAAGTGGAGATCAAGGTATAATCATTTTACTGAGGATAAGAAAATTGATAAGTACCGCTTTCGCGAAAGCGGTGCTTTTTAAAAAGTTTTTAAATAACAATTAATTAAATAAATATGTCTGGGTTAATAGGAAGAAAAATCGGAATGACTAGTATTTATGACGAGAATGGTAAGAATATGCCATGTACGATCATAGAGGCAGGTCCTTGCGTTGTTACCCAAGTCAGAACTGAAGAGGTAGATGGATATTCTGCTTTGCAATTAGGTTTCGATGACAAATCAGACAAGAATGCTTCTAAAGCTGCTCAAGGGCATTTTAAGAAAGCAGGTTCTGGTGTCAAAAGAAAAGTTGCTGAATTCAAACGTTTTGATAAGGAGTACAATTTAGGTGATTCGATCACTGTAGATATGTTCACAGAAGGTGAATTTGTCGATGTGGCGGGAACGTCAAAAGGTAAAGGTTTTCAAGGTGTTGTTAAACGTCACGGTTTTGGTGGTGTTGGACAAGCGACACACGGTCAACACAACCGTTTAAGAGCTCCTGGTTCTATCGGTGCTGCATCTTACCCTGCACGTGTATTCAAAGGAATGCGCATGGGTGGACAGATGGGTAACGAAAAAGTAAAAGTTCAAAATTTAAGAGTATTAAAAGTTGTTTCTGAAAAGAATCTTTTAGTGGTGAAGGGTTGTATACCTGGTCATAAAAACTCTTATGTAATCGTACAGAAATAATGAAGATAGCAGTATTAGATTTAAAAGGAAAAGAAACTGGCCGTCAGGTAGAGTTATCTGATGATATTTTTGGTATCGAGCCTAGTGAGCATGCTATTTATTTAGATGTAAAGCAATATTTGGCAAATCAACGTCAAGGTACGCATAAAGCTAAGGCCCGTGCAGAGATTACGGGAAGTACACGTAAGATAAAGAAACAAAAAGGAACAGGTACAGCACGTGCAGGTTCTATTAAGTCTCCTATCTTTAGAGGTGGAGGTCGTATTTTTGGTCCATTACCACGTAGTTATTCATTCAAATTGAATAAAGGTCAGAAGAGGTTAGCTCGTAGAAGTGCATTAAGTCAGAAGATGGCTGAGGGTACTCTTACAGTAGTTGAGAACTTTAATTTTGAGGCACCAAGAACAAAGGATTTTATTGAAGTTTTAGAAGGTTTAGGACTTAATAATAAAAAATCCCTTTTTGTGTTGGGTGAATCAAATAATAATGTATATTTGTCTTCGCGAAATTTGAAGGGCTCTGATGTTATAACTAACTCAGAATTAAGCACTTACAAAATTCTAAATGCTGCAAACGTAGTGCTTTTAGAAGGTTCGCTAGAAGGAATTCAAGAAACTTTAAGTAAATAAGTCATGAGCATTTTAATAAAACCTATTATTACTGAGAAGGCAACTAGAGATAGTGAGCTTCTAAATCGTTACGGTTTTGAAGTGTCTCCTAAGGCTAATAAAGTTCAAATCAAAAAAGAAGTAGAGGCGACCTATAGTGTAACTGTTCTTAAAGTAAGAACAATGAATACTCGTATCAATCGCAATACTAAATATACTAAATCAGGGATTCAAGTTGGTAAAACTAGTGCTCGTAAAAAAGCATTTGTACAACTTAAAGATGGTGAAACCATTGATCTTTACAGTAATCTATAATTAAAAGACAATAATGTCAGTAAGAAAATTAAAACCTGTAACACCTGGACAGCGATTTAGAGTTGTTAATGGCTACGACGCCATTACAACTGATAAGCCGGAGAAGAGTTTACTCGCTCCGATAAAACGTTCAGGTGGTCGTAATGATAGTGGTCGTATGACTATGCGTTACAAAGGTGGTGGTCACAAAAGACGCTACCGTATAATCGATTTCAAGAGAAATCATCATGGTGTTCCAGCAACTGTTGCAAGTATAGAGTACGATCCAAATCGTACTGCCTTTATTGCTCTTGTGAACTACCAAGATGGTGAGAAGCGATATATCGTTGCTCCTAATGGTCTTAAAGTGGGTCAGAACATTGTGTCTGGCGAAACTGCAACTCCAGAAGTAGGAAACGCTATGAAGCTTTCACAAATTCCTTTAGGTTCGATCGTTAGTTGTATTGAATTACGTCCAGGTCAAGGAGCTACTATAGCTCGTAGTGCTGGTTCTTTTGCTCAGTTAATGGCAAGAGATGGTAAATACGCTACGGTTAAAATGCCTTCTGGAGAAACAAGATTAATTTTGCAAGAATGTTTAGCTACTATAGGAGCTGTTTCTAACAGTGATCACCAGTTAGTGGTAAGCGGTAAAGCAGGAAGATCTAGATGGTTAGGTAGAAGACCTAGAACTCGTCCAGTAGTGATGAACCCTGTTGATCACCCAATGGGTGGTGGAGAAGGTAAGTCTTCTGGAGGTCATCCAAGATCTCGTAATGGTATTCCTGCAAAAGGATATCGTACACGTGATAAGAATAAAGCTAGTACTCAATATATAATAGAACGTAGAAAGAAATAAATTATGGCTCGTTCACTTAAAAAAGGACCTTACGTATTTCATAAACTTGAATCTAAGGTGGCTCAAAACATTGAGTCCGGAAAGAAAACTGTTATCAAAACTTGGTCTCGTGCATCTATGATCACTCCAGATTTTGTTGGTCAAACAATTGCTGTTCATAATGGACGTCAGTTTGTTCCCGTGTTTGTTACAGAAAACATGGTTGGACATAAACTTGGTGAATTTTCACCTACCAGATCCTACAGGGGTCACGGTGGTGCAAGGAACAAAGGTAAAAAATAAGCTAAGCTATGGGAGTTCGTAAACGACAAACGGCTGAAAGGCTAAAGGAAGAGAGAAGTAAAATTGCTTTTGCAAAGCTTAATAATTGCCCTACTTCACCTCGTAAAATGAGATTAGTAGTTGATATAATTAGAGGAAAGAAAGTGGAGGATGCATTAAACATTCTTAAGTTTTCTTCTAAAGAAGCTGCTAGAAGATTGGATAAGCTCGTACTTAGTGCTGTTGCAAATTGGCAAGCTAAGAATGAAGATGCTGATGTTGCTGAGGCTGGACTTTTTATCAAAGAGATAAGAGTTGATGGTGGTGCAATGTTAAAGAGGTTGCGTCCTGCTCCACAGGGTAGAGCGCATAGAATAAGAAAAAGATCAAACCATGTGACTCTTGTGTTAGGTCAAACTAATACCGTAGAGGCTAACTAATATATTTATGGGACAGAAAACAAATCCAATAGGAAATCGTTTAGGTATCATCCGCGGATGGGAATCTAACTGGTATGGTGGAAATGACTATGGAGATAAGTTAGCAGAGGATGATAAAATACGTAAGTATATCCACGCTCGTTTATCAAAGGCAAGCGTATCTCGTATTATTATCGAGCGTACCTTGAAACTTGTTACGGTTACTATTACTACTGCTAGACCTGGTATTATTATCGGTAAAGGTGGTTCTGAAGTAGATCGTTTGAAAGAAGAATTGAAAAAAATATCTGATAAGGATGTTCAAATCAATATTCATGAAATCAAAAGACCTGAATTAGATGCTCATTTAGTTGGCTCTAGTATCGCAAGACAAATTGAAAATCGCATCTCTTATAGACGCGCTATCAAAATGGCTATTGCTGCTGCTATGAGAATGAATGCTGAAGGTATCAAGGTTCAGATTTCAGGAAGATTGAATGGTGCCGAGATGGCAAGGTCTGAATCGTTTAAAGATGGTCGTATACCTCTTTCTACTTTTCGTGCTGATATTGACTATGCATTAGTTGAGTCACACACTACTTATGGTAGAATAGGTGTGAAAGTATGGATTATGAAAGGTGAAGTTTATGGTAAACGTGATCTTTCTCCTCTAGTAGGACTTGCAAAGAAACAACAAGGAAATAAAGGTGGTGGTACTAACCCTCGTGGTGGTAGTAATCGTCGTCGTAGAAATTAATAATAGCTAGAAATGTTACAACCTAGAAAAACAAAATTTAGAAAACAGCAAAAGGGTCGCATGAAAGGTGATTCTGGACGTGGTAACCAGCTAGCCTACGGGACCTTTGGGATTAAATCTTTAGATTCTAATTTCATTAACTCAAGACAAATCGAGGCAGCACGTATTGCAGCTACTCGTTTTATGAAGAGAGAAGGTTCTTTATGGATCAAGATATTTCCAGACAAGCCTATTACTAAAAAACCTCTTGAGGTTCGTATGGGTAAAGGTAAAGGTAATGTCGAGTATTGGGCAGCGGTTGTTAAACCAGGTAGAATTCTTTTTGAAATTTCTGGTGTACCTCAAGCTGTTGCACAAGAGGCATTGCGTCTTGCAGCACAAAAATTACCAGTTAAAACTAAATTCATAGTCGCTCGCGATTATCAAGAATAGATTTGAGTCATGAAACAATCAGAAGTTAAAGGATATTCCCAAGAGGAATTAAAAGACAAACTTGTGGAATCACAAGTTGCTTACGGAGATTTAAAGAGAACTCATAGTATGTCACCATTAGATAATCCTTCACAGATTACTAAATTGCGTAAGACTATTGCGAGAATCAAGACTGCGATCAATAATAAATAGTGTGACTATGGAGACTAGAAATTTAAGAAAAGAACGTGTAGGAGTTGTTAAAAGTAACAAGATGGATAAAAGCATCGTTGTTACTGAAGTCAAAAGACAAAAGCACCCTATGTATGGAAAGTTTGTTCTAAAGACAAAGAAATATGTTGCTCATGACGAAAAGAATGAGTGCAATGAAGGCGATACCGTACGTATTATGGAGACTCGACCTTTAAGTAAGTCTAAGAACTGGAGATTAGTAGAAATATTAGAAAGAGCTAAGTAATGGTACAACAAGAATCTAGATTAAAAGTAGCCGACAATACAGGTGCAAAGGAAGTTCTTTGTATTCGTGTATTGGGTGGTACTAAAAGGAGGTATGCTTCCGTAGGAGACAAAATTGTTGTTTCTGTTAAGGAATCTACTCCTAATGGTAATATTAAGAAGGGTGCGGTTTCTACTGCAGTCGTTGTCCGTACTAAGAAGGAAGTAAGAAGACCAGATGGTTCTTACATTCGTTTTGACGACAATGCTTGCGTTTTATTAAACCCAACTTCTGACATGAGAGGTACTCGTGTTTTTGGACCAGTAGCACGTGAATTACGTGACCGACAGTTCATGAAAATTGTTTCACTCGCTCCAGAAGTTCTATAATAAAAAATTATGGCAAAGTTAAAAATCAAAACAGGGGATACGGTGAGAGTTATTGCTGGAGAACACAAAGGTTCTGAAGGTAAGATCTCAAAGGTCCTTATTGAAAAAAATAAAGCAATCGTTGAAGGTGTTAACATGGTTTCTAAACACGAGAAGCCTAGTGCAACAAACCCTCAGGGAGGAATAAAAGAAAAAGAAGCTCCGTTACATGTCTCAAACCTTTCTTTGATAGATAAGAATGGTAAGAATACCAAAATTGGTTACGAATCAAAAGATGGTAAAAATGTACGTATTGCTAAAACAACTAAAGAAGTTATATAATCATGTCGTATTTACCAAGACTTAAAGGAGAATATAGAGAGCGTATTGCTGGGGCTTTACAGACAGAGTTTTCATACAAGAATGTTATGGAGATTCCTAAGCTACAGAAAATAGTGCTTAGCCGCGGAGTAGGTGGTGCTGTTGCTGACAAGAAATTGATTGATTACGCTTTAGAAGAGTTTACAACAATCACTGGTCAAAAAGCGGTGGCAACCCTTTCAAAGAAGGATGTTGCATCGTTCAAATTACGTAAAGGTATGCCAATTGGTGTAAAAGTTACTTTACGAGGTGATCGTATGTATGAGTTTTTAGATCGCTTTGTAACTGTTGCTCTTCCAAGGGTAAGAGATTTCCAGGGTATAAAAGCAGATGGATTTGATGGTAGAGGTAATTATAACTTAGGTATTACTGAGCAAATTATCTTTCCTGAAATTAATATAGATAAGGTAAATAAAATTTCTGGTATGGATATTACATTTGTAACCAGTGCTGATACTGATAAAGAAGCAAAATCGCTTCTTTCAGAATTGGGCTTACCTTTTAAAAAGAACTAATTAGAGATGGCAAAAGAATCAATGAAAGCGCGTGAGCGCAAGCGTCAAGCAATAGTGGATAAATATGCCGCTAAGAGAAAAGCTTTAAAGGAAGCTGGTGACTATGAAGAGTTACAGAAGCTTCCGAAAAATGCTTCTCCTGTTCGTTTACACAATCGTTGTAAATTAACTGGTCGACCTAAGGGTTATATGAGACAATTTGGTGTTTCTCGTGTAATGTTTAGACAAATGGCTAATCAAGGTTTAATTCCTGGCGTTAAAAAGGCTAGTTGGTAATAGCTTAAAGATATAATTATGAATACAGATCCAATCGCAGATTATCTAACTAGAATAAGGAATGCCGTTAGAGCAAATCACAGAGTAGTTGATATTCCTGCATCTAAAGTAAAAAAAGAAATAACTAAAATCTTATTTGATCAAGGTTATATTCTTAGCTATAAGTTTGAAGACACTTCGGCTCAACAAAACATAAAGATCGCTTTAAAGTACGATCGAGACACTAAGGAATCGGTTATTAAAGATTTACAGCGTCTATCTAAACCTGGTTTACGTAAGTATTCTGGTGCTAGTGAGTTGCCACGTGTTCTTAACGGTCTTGGTATCGCTATCATTTCTACCTCAAGAGGTGTTATGACTGATAAGCAAGCTCGTTCAGAAAATGTTGGTGGAGAAGTTCTTTGTTACGTTTATTAATATACAGTTATGTCAAGAATAGGAAAGAATCCGGTGGCTATACCTGCTGGTGTATCGGTAAAAGTTGAAAATAAGGAAATCATTGTTGAAGGTAAGCTTGGTAAGTTAGTTCAACCTTACACAGACGTTAGTGTTGAAGTAGATGGTGATCATGTTATTGTGAGTCGTCCTTCAGATGCCAAAGATCATAGAGCTAAACACGGACTTTACAGGTCTTTGATAGATAATATGGTTCATGGTGTATCTACTGGATGGTCTAAACAATTGGAACTTGTAGGTGTTGGTTATAGAGCATCCAGTCAAGGACAAAAGTTAGACTTAGCCTTAGGATTTTCACATAGCATAGTTTTAAATATTGCACCAGAGGTGCATATTGAAACTGTGTCTGAAAAGGGTAAAAATCCGGTTATTAAATTGACTTCCTTTGATAAGCAATTGTTAGGTCAGGTAGCCGCTAAGATTAGAGGTTTCAGACCGCCAGAGCCTTATAAAGGTAAAGGTGTTAAGTTTGTAGGAGAAATAATTAGAAGAAAAGCTGGTAAATCAGCATAATTTATATTTATTATGGCACTTTCAAAGTCAGCGAGAAGAATAAAAATCCGTAAGCGTATTCGTAAAACGGTAAATGGAACGGCTAGCCGTCCTAGATTATCTGTTTTTAGAAGTAATAAAGAAATTTATGCTCAGGTAATTAATGATGTAGATGGAGTGACCATCGCATCGGCCTCATCACGTGAGCTTAAGTCTAACAGCCCTAAAGCGGAAGCTGCCAAAGAAGTTGGTAAAGCTGTTGCTGAGAAAGCTAAAGCTGCTGGTGTTGAAACTGTTTCTTTTGATAGAGGTGGTTATTTGTATCACGGACGTGTTTTATCTCTTGCAGAAGGAGCTCGTGAAGGTGGTCTTAAATTTTAATTTGAAACATTTAATATAATGTACCAAAAATATAAAAATGTAGAAACGGTGAAGCCAGGTGGTCTTGAGCTTAAGGATCGTTTAGTAGGTGTTCAACGTGTTACTAAGGTAACAAAAGGTGGTCGTGCTTTTGGATTCTCAGCAATAGTTGTTGTTGGAGATGAAAACGGTGTTGTAGGTCATGGTTTAGGTAAATCCAAAGAAGTATCTGAGGCTATATCTAAATCGGTTGAAGACGCTAAGAAAAATCTAGTTCGTATTCCATTAAGAAAGGGAACTATTCCTCATGAACAAAAAGGTAAGTTTGGTGGTGCAAGAGTTTTATTGATGCCTGCTTCTGCTGGTACCGGAGTTATTGCTGGTGGTGCTATTAGAGCGGTTCTAGAGGCTGTTGGAGTTCATGACGTACTTAGTAAGAATCAAGGTTCTTCAAATCCTCACAACGTAGTAAAAGCTACTTTTGACGCGCTATTGCAATTGCGTAATGCAGAGACAGTGGCAAAACAAAGAGGTATTTCATTAGATAAAGTTTTTAACGGATAATCATTGTCATGGCTATATTAAAGGTAAAGAAAGTACGTAGTGCCATCAATAGGACGGCAAGACAAAAAAGAACACTAGAATCTCTAGGTTTAAGAAAGATGAATCAGGTTGTAGAGCATGAAGATACTTCGGCGATACAAGGTATGATTGCTAAAGTTCAACATTTAGTCTCTGTAGAGAAGGCATAAAAAATATCAAAATGGGTTTACATAATTTAAAACCAGCTGAAGGTTCCGTTAAAAATTCTGCCAAGATTATTGGTCGTGGACA is a window of Nonlabens sp. MB-3u-79 DNA encoding:
- the rpmC gene encoding 50S ribosomal protein L29, producing the protein MKQSEVKGYSQEELKDKLVESQVAYGDLKRTHSMSPLDNPSQITKLRKTIARIKTAINNK
- the rpsQ gene encoding 30S ribosomal protein S17 encodes the protein METRNLRKERVGVVKSNKMDKSIVVTEVKRQKHPMYGKFVLKTKKYVAHDEKNECNEGDTVRIMETRPLSKSKNWRLVEILERAK
- the rplN gene encoding 50S ribosomal protein L14; translated protein: MVQQESRLKVADNTGAKEVLCIRVLGGTKRRYASVGDKIVVSVKESTPNGNIKKGAVSTAVVVRTKKEVRRPDGSYIRFDDNACVLLNPTSDMRGTRVFGPVARELRDRQFMKIVSLAPEVL
- the rplX gene encoding 50S ribosomal protein L24, yielding MAKLKIKTGDTVRVIAGEHKGSEGKISKVLIEKNKAIVEGVNMVSKHEKPSATNPQGGIKEKEAPLHVSNLSLIDKNGKNTKIGYESKDGKNVRIAKTTKEVI
- the rplE gene encoding 50S ribosomal protein L5, with translation MSYLPRLKGEYRERIAGALQTEFSYKNVMEIPKLQKIVLSRGVGGAVADKKLIDYALEEFTTITGQKAVATLSKKDVASFKLRKGMPIGVKVTLRGDRMYEFLDRFVTVALPRVRDFQGIKADGFDGRGNYNLGITEQIIFPEINIDKVNKISGMDITFVTSADTDKEAKSLLSELGLPFKKN
- the rpsN gene encoding 30S ribosomal protein S14; this translates as MAKESMKARERKRQAIVDKYAAKRKALKEAGDYEELQKLPKNASPVRLHNRCKLTGRPKGYMRQFGVSRVMFRQMANQGLIPGVKKASW
- the rpsH gene encoding 30S ribosomal protein S8, whose product is MNTDPIADYLTRIRNAVRANHRVVDIPASKVKKEITKILFDQGYILSYKFEDTSAQQNIKIALKYDRDTKESVIKDLQRLSKPGLRKYSGASELPRVLNGLGIAIISTSRGVMTDKQARSENVGGEVLCYVY
- the rplF gene encoding 50S ribosomal protein L6 yields the protein MSRIGKNPVAIPAGVSVKVENKEIIVEGKLGKLVQPYTDVSVEVDGDHVIVSRPSDAKDHRAKHGLYRSLIDNMVHGVSTGWSKQLELVGVGYRASSQGQKLDLALGFSHSIVLNIAPEVHIETVSEKGKNPVIKLTSFDKQLLGQVAAKIRGFRPPEPYKGKGVKFVGEIIRRKAGKSA
- the rplR gene encoding 50S ribosomal protein L18; translation: MALSKSARRIKIRKRIRKTVNGTASRPRLSVFRSNKEIYAQVINDVDGVTIASASSRELKSNSPKAEAAKEVGKAVAEKAKAAGVETVSFDRGGYLYHGRVLSLAEGAREGGLKF
- the rpsE gene encoding 30S ribosomal protein S5; translated protein: MYQKYKNVETVKPGGLELKDRLVGVQRVTKVTKGGRAFGFSAIVVVGDENGVVGHGLGKSKEVSEAISKSVEDAKKNLVRIPLRKGTIPHEQKGKFGGARVLLMPASAGTGVIAGGAIRAVLEAVGVHDVLSKNQGSSNPHNVVKATFDALLQLRNAETVAKQRGISLDKVFNG
- the rpmD gene encoding 50S ribosomal protein L30 — encoded protein: MAILKVKKVRSAINRTARQKRTLESLGLRKMNQVVEHEDTSAIQGMIAKVQHLVSVEKA